The following coding sequences lie in one Bacteroidota bacterium genomic window:
- a CDS encoding choice-of-anchor J domain-containing protein translates to MKKFQLITSFLILLFLAGACVKQEFDKPPIGQLPVGDVYTIGDLINMLNTTGATQFNKDASVYAVVTMDETSGNIYRNAYIQDATGAINVRLKESGGLRVGDSIRVYLKNVLLSTYNGMRQLDNVHNDSNIVILANQRYRKPDTVTIPQILSGNYQAKLIYLKDVQFIAGDTARTWSESNATTNRMLEDCDGRTIIVRTSNFANFATKNLPNGKGGLVAVAGVFNNTWQLYVRTLSEVQMNDTRCDGGGGGGGLTPVDEVNQNFDGVTADVDINFQGWSNIAEAGTRKWQGKIFSGNGYAQATGYNSNQNSIVSWLITPPVKMDVAKKLRFKTAKAFWAHGNEQPLTVLVSSNFDGTNIAAASWTPINARLANQSDADNAWIESGDIDLSPFIPEGKIAVAFRYNGSHTLSTSYRIDDVYIGTQSGGGGGGGGGNAGTIDNPFTVEEAIEKQNANPYVVGWVQGYIVGAVKSGVSSVSSAADIDFSAPFSSATNVLLASNMNETDFTKMVAVNLPSGTPLRTQVNLLDNPGNLKKQLKVTSTLRTYFGIAGLRDAPGQTGDFVLQGSGGGGGGGTGTQNDPFTVAQGIEKQNATPYVVGWVRGYIVGSVKSGVSSISSSADIHWTGPFTSATNVLIADSPTENDYTKCIAVNLPAGSALRTQVNLMDNPGNLGKRLSVTGTLRTYFGIAGLRDAPGTTSDFVLEGGGGGGGGGNTIFSEDFVTNLGVFSAVSVVGDQVWTWGNFDGGCAVMTGYVNPNRLPNEDWLISPAINLTGINNAVLNIRQAANFVSNEWSFLQVMVSTNYTGGNPNDATWTELTVPNRPSGNNWTFVDSGDISLAAYGGQSNVRIAFRYRSSETIASTWEVSKVVVKN, encoded by the coding sequence ATGAAAAAGTTTCAGCTCATCACCTCATTTTTGATTTTGTTGTTTCTTGCCGGCGCCTGCGTCAAGCAGGAATTCGACAAGCCTCCCATCGGACAGCTTCCTGTGGGCGATGTGTACACCATCGGAGACCTCATCAACATGCTCAATACCACCGGAGCTACCCAGTTCAACAAAGATGCATCGGTTTATGCCGTTGTAACCATGGACGAAACCTCAGGCAACATTTACCGCAATGCATACATTCAGGATGCCACAGGCGCCATCAATGTCAGGCTGAAAGAATCGGGTGGACTGCGTGTGGGCGATTCCATCAGGGTGTACCTCAAAAACGTACTTCTGTCCACATACAATGGCATGCGTCAACTCGATAATGTGCACAACGACAGCAATATTGTGATCCTGGCCAACCAACGCTACCGCAAGCCTGACACCGTTACCATTCCACAGATCCTGAGCGGAAATTACCAGGCCAAACTCATCTATCTGAAAGATGTACAGTTTATTGCCGGGGATACGGCCCGTACCTGGAGCGAAAGCAATGCCACCACAAACCGCATGCTCGAAGATTGCGATGGCAGGACGATCATCGTGCGCACCAGCAACTTTGCCAATTTTGCTACCAAGAACCTTCCCAACGGCAAGGGCGGACTGGTGGCCGTGGCCGGGGTATTCAACAACACCTGGCAGCTCTATGTGCGCACCCTTTCCGAAGTGCAGATGAACGACACGCGTTGTGATGGAGGCGGTGGAGGCGGCGGCCTCACGCCGGTGGATGAGGTAAACCAGAACTTCGATGGCGTGACTGCCGATGTGGACATCAACTTCCAGGGCTGGTCGAACATTGCCGAAGCCGGCACACGCAAGTGGCAAGGAAAGATATTCAGCGGAAACGGCTATGCCCAGGCTACCGGTTACAACTCGAACCAGAACAGCATTGTTTCCTGGCTCATCACACCTCCGGTTAAAATGGATGTGGCCAAGAAACTGCGCTTCAAAACTGCCAAAGCTTTCTGGGCTCATGGAAACGAACAGCCTCTGACCGTGCTGGTATCGAGCAACTTCGACGGCACCAACATTGCCGCTGCATCCTGGACACCCATCAATGCCCGCCTGGCCAACCAAAGCGATGCCGACAACGCCTGGATTGAATCGGGCGACATCGACCTGTCGCCTTTCATCCCCGAGGGAAAGATTGCTGTTGCTTTCAGATACAACGGAAGCCATACCCTCTCGACCTCTTACCGCATTGACGATGTGTATATCGGCACCCAAAGCGGCGGTGGAGGCGGCGGTGGAGGCGGCAATGCCGGAACCATCGACAATCCGTTCACCGTGGAGGAAGCCATCGAAAAACAGAATGCCAACCCCTATGTGGTGGGATGGGTGCAAGGATATATTGTTGGTGCAGTAAAAAGTGGTGTGAGCAGCGTGAGTTCGGCTGCCGATATTGATTTCTCCGCACCATTCAGTTCGGCAACCAATGTATTGCTGGCCAGCAACATGAACGAAACCGACTTTACAAAGATGGTGGCAGTCAACCTGCCCTCGGGCACACCGCTGCGCACCCAGGTTAACCTGCTCGACAATCCGGGTAATCTCAAAAAACAACTCAAAGTAACCAGCACGCTGCGCACTTATTTCGGCATTGCCGGATTGCGCGATGCCCCCGGACAGACCGGCGACTTTGTGCTGCAGGGCAGTGGCGGTGGTGGCGGTGGCGGCACCGGCACCCAGAACGACCCCTTCACCGTAGCCCAGGGCATTGAAAAGCAAAATGCCACGCCCTATGTAGTAGGCTGGGTCAGAGGTTATATTGTTGGTTCGGTCAAAAGCGGGGTTAGCTCCATCAGTTCCTCGGCCGATATTCACTGGACAGGGCCTTTCACTTCAGCCACGAATGTGCTGATTGCCGACTCGCCCACCGAAAATGATTACACCAAATGCATTGCCGTGAACCTGCCCGCAGGCTCAGCCCTGCGCACACAGGTCAATCTGATGGATAATCCCGGCAACCTCGGAAAACGTCTCTCCGTGACAGGCACATTGCGCACCTATTTTGGCATTGCCGGATTGCGCGATGCCCCCGGAACCACCAGCGATTTCGTGCTCGAAGGCGGCGGTGGCGGCGGTGGCGGCGGAAATACTATTTTCTCCGAAGATTTTGTCACGAATCTTGGAGTATTCTCAGCCGTGAGCGTGGTTGGTGATCAGGTATGGACCTGGGGCAATTTCGACGGCGGATGCGCAGTGATGACAGGTTATGTCAACCCCAACCGCTTACCCAACGAAGACTGGCTCATTTCGCCTGCCATCAACCTCACCGGCATCAACAATGCCGTGCTCAATATCCGTCAGGCAGCCAACTTCGTGAGCAATGAGTGGTCGTTCCTGCAAGTCATGGTTTCGACCAACTACACCGGCGGAAATCCCAACGACGCCACCTGGACAGAGCTCACCGTACCCAACAGGCCCTCCGGAAACAACTGGACTTTTGTAGACAGCGGCGACATCAGCCTGGCTGCCTATGGCGGACAGTCCAACGTGCGCATCGCCTTCCGGTATCGCTCTTCTGAAACAATTGCCTCGACCTGGGAAGTGAGCAAGGTCGTAGTAAAGAACTAG
- a CDS encoding polyprenol monophosphomannose synthase, whose protein sequence is MSRSLVIIPTYNEKENIENVLRTVFALSEPFHVLVVEDNSPDGTADIVKRLMKEFEGRLFIEERKGKLGLGTAYIHGFKWGLARAYDHIIEMDADLSHNPADLPRLLEACRNGADVAVGSRYITGVNVVNWPMGRVLMSYYASAYVRLITRMKVRDTTAGFVCYKRKVLETINLDKIKFVGYAFQIEMKYSAWKLGFRIVEVPIIFTDRTEGTSKMNKKIFREAVLGVLTLRWRGLTGRIKPVAKN, encoded by the coding sequence ATGAGCCGAAGCCTTGTAATTATACCCACCTACAACGAGAAAGAAAACATCGAAAATGTGCTGCGAACAGTCTTTGCCCTCAGCGAGCCTTTCCATGTGCTTGTGGTTGAGGATAATAGTCCCGACGGAACGGCTGACATTGTCAAACGTTTGATGAAGGAATTCGAAGGCAGGTTGTTTATTGAAGAACGCAAAGGCAAACTCGGCCTGGGCACGGCTTATATCCATGGTTTCAAATGGGGACTGGCGCGTGCCTACGATCATATCATCGAAATGGATGCCGACCTCTCGCACAATCCTGCCGACCTGCCCAGGCTGCTTGAAGCTTGCCGCAACGGGGCCGATGTGGCTGTGGGCTCAAGGTACATCACAGGCGTCAATGTGGTAAACTGGCCCATGGGCCGTGTGCTGATGTCGTACTATGCCTCAGCTTATGTGCGCCTCATCACTAGAATGAAAGTGCGCGACACCACCGCCGGTTTTGTGTGCTACAAACGTAAAGTGCTTGAAACCATCAACTTAGATAAGATTAAGTTTGTTGGCTATGCCTTCCAGATCGAGATGAAATACAGCGCCTGGAAACTGGGCTTCAGGATAGTTGAAGTGCCCATAATCTTCACCGACCGTACGGAAGGCACCTCCAAAATGAACAAGAAGATCTTTCGCGAAGCAGTGTTGGGCGTGCTCACCCTACGCTGGCGCGGACTTACCGGGCGCATCAAACCCGTTGCAAAAAACTAA
- a CDS encoding dihydroorotase — protein sequence MPSVLIIRGATLVNEGLQYQADVVISHDKISDILAPGEEKPQYSAYTRINARGLYLLPGLIDDQVHFREPGLTHKADIFTESRAAVAGGITSFMEMPNTIPNTLTQNLLEEKYEIAAQKSWCNYSFYMGASNDNLNEVLRTDPKKVCGIKVFMGASTGNMLVDDAKTLEGIFADAPTLVAVHAEYEPLIRENTRTFMARYGDNAPSSVHPLIRNAEACYRSSAQAVELAAKRGTRLHVLHLSTAREMQLFDNTSPLAEKKITAEVCLHHLWFSDEDYADKGNFIKWNPAVKSSSDRDALWQALLTDHLDVLATDHAPHTIAEKSAPYFKAPSGGPLVQHLLPAMLEKWKDGTISLEKIVEKACHAPAMAFKINKRGFIRQGYFADLVLVDPNRPWTVNKENVLYKCGWSPFEGTRFSSSVIMTLVNGQIVYDQGKFAEPGNGMRLQFDR from the coding sequence ATGCCCAGCGTCCTGATTATCCGGGGTGCCACACTGGTCAACGAAGGCCTGCAATATCAGGCCGATGTGGTGATCAGCCACGATAAAATAAGCGACATCCTTGCGCCTGGCGAAGAAAAGCCTCAATACAGCGCCTATACACGTATAAATGCCCGGGGCCTTTACCTTTTGCCGGGTCTGATTGATGATCAGGTGCATTTCAGGGAACCCGGTCTGACGCACAAAGCGGATATATTCACCGAAAGCCGCGCCGCTGTGGCCGGTGGCATCACCAGCTTTATGGAGATGCCCAACACCATACCCAATACGCTGACACAAAACCTTTTAGAGGAGAAATATGAAATTGCAGCCCAAAAATCGTGGTGCAACTACTCCTTCTACATGGGCGCCTCGAACGACAACCTGAACGAGGTGTTGCGCACCGATCCGAAAAAGGTTTGCGGGATAAAGGTTTTTATGGGCGCCAGTACCGGCAATATGCTGGTGGATGATGCCAAAACCCTCGAAGGCATATTTGCCGATGCGCCCACCCTGGTTGCCGTGCATGCCGAATACGAACCGCTCATTCGGGAAAACACGCGCACTTTCATGGCACGCTATGGCGACAATGCCCCCAGCTCGGTGCACCCCCTGATTCGCAATGCTGAGGCGTGTTACCGCTCTTCGGCTCAGGCCGTTGAACTGGCAGCAAAACGCGGCACAAGATTGCACGTGCTGCATCTGAGCACAGCCCGAGAAATGCAGCTGTTCGACAACACCAGCCCCCTGGCCGAGAAGAAAATAACCGCCGAGGTGTGCCTCCATCACCTGTGGTTCAGCGATGAAGATTATGCCGATAAGGGCAACTTCATCAAGTGGAATCCGGCCGTGAAGTCTTCCTCCGACCGGGATGCGCTGTGGCAAGCCCTCCTGACCGACCACCTGGATGTGCTGGCCACCGATCATGCACCACATACCATTGCTGAGAAATCGGCCCCTTATTTTAAGGCGCCCTCGGGCGGACCACTGGTGCAGCACCTGCTGCCAGCCATGCTCGAAAAATGGAAAGACGGGACAATTTCGCTCGAAAAAATTGTCGAAAAAGCCTGCCATGCCCCGGCTATGGCTTTCAAAATCAATAAACGTGGCTTCATCAGACAGGGCTACTTTGCCGACCTTGTGTTGGTTGACCCAAACCGACCATGGACGGTTAACAAGGAAAATGTGCTTTATAAATGCGGCTGGTCGCCTTTCGAGGGTACCCGTTTCAGCAGCAGTGTAATCATGACCCTGGTCAACGGCCAGATTGTTTACGATCAGGGTAAATTTGCTGAGCCGGGCAATGGCATGCGCCTTCAATTCGACAGATAA